Part of the Bacillota bacterium genome, TTGTCGCAGGGCGCCGCGATCAGGGCGAAGCTGTCCGACAGGCAGCGAGAGATCATGAAGTGCCTGAGCCGGGGGCTGTCTGACCGCGAGATCGCGAAGGTGTTGTGCGTGAGCGGTTCCACCGTGCACAGGGAGATCAGCGTGCTGCTGCAAATGATGGGTGCTTCGAATCGGACGGAACTGGCGGCGCTGGCCGTCCGTCTCGGGTTCGTCGGCGAACCCGGCCGGGGCTGAACCCCGGGGCAGTAGCGTGCACGCCTGATGTGGCTCGGAACTGTTGTCGCCCAGGGGTTAGAAATTGGTAAGTTGACCAGTGTTTCCCCCTGAAGGAATTTGGGACCGCACGGAGAATGGGACTGCTATGAGCGACGCCGGTTTCCGGAGCCCGGCAACGGCGGGAAGGGCCGGAAGTGGCGAAGTATTGCCCGGGAGGGAAGGACGGCAGCGAGGGCGGAGTGCGGAGTTTACTCGATTTGGCTGAATCCAGGGACTGGCTGAGGGTTGAGCAGGTCGGTACCGTGGTACGACTGCCGTCCGGACCCGGGCGTGTCCTGGGGATGTGGTTTGTGGGGGATGGGGTCCGCTGCGGGCGCGGTGGGTGCGGTCTGCGGCAGATGTGCGTTGTGCAGGAGGTACCGGACGAGCTGGTGCCGGCCTGGTATGCAGTACAGACGAGGCCTGCCAAGGAGGTTTCCGCGGAAGTTACGTTGATGAGAGACGGGTTGGACGTGCTGCTTCCCCGGCTGGTGTTCCTGGATACCCGGCGGGTGAAGCGGAGGTCGCGTGGGCGGCCCCCGGATGAACCATCAGGCGTGCGCCAAAGGGTGGAACCGATGTTCCCGGGCTACCTGTTCGTGCAGCTGACCCCTGGTTGGGTTGACGGGTGGCAACGGCTGCGCTCTAACCCGTGGGTGCTGCGGGTGCTGGGGACGGGCGACGAACCGGTGCCGGTCCCCGACGCCGCGGTGGAACTCATAATGGAAAAGTCGCTCGGGTCGGGGATCGTGGTTTTCCGCAGCGGCCGCCCTGCCTGGCAGGAGTTAGACGCCGGTACGAGAGTAGAGATCACCGAAGAGCCATTTCGGGGGCTGCTGGGAATCCTGGAGAAGCCGACCGCAGGCCGAAAACGGGTGCGGGTGCTCCTTGAGATCATGGGGCAGGAAGTGCCGGTGGAGGTTGACGCCGGCTCCGTCAAGGCCGTAGAGGATGCTGACTGAGGTCTGTTCGCTTTGGAGCGCATTGAAACCTATCTGTCAACGCTGGACGGGGCGGTCGGGCGGCTCTGTGCGTTGAGGAAGCGCGCAGCTTCTTTCGACGAGCTCGAGCGGAACCTGGACACTCGGGACCTGGTGGTCCACAACCTGTGGGTCACTCTTGAGTCAGCTCTGGATCTGCCAGTATTTCGTGCGTGGTGTGGACAAGCACTGCCGGGATGGGTGGTCAGAACCTGATCGAAAAGGACCGGGAGGTCGGAGTGCTTGAACCGCCTCTTGCCGCTCGGGGCCTGAAAACGCGCGTTGGATGTAGGAGCCTCCGCTCCGTAAGCCCTCGGAATTGCGACGGAAAACACTGTGACGCTGACCAGTGAATGGTTCGTGTGAAGGTTTAGGACGGGCTTGATTCCGACCCGTTTTGGCCGGCCGGTCTGTTGCGGTGGAGCCTGATTGTAGCTGGTCAACGGAGCGGCGGGTAAGTTTTCGAGAGTAACAGTGGGGCGGGCCAGGAGGTAACGATGGCGTTCCTGCGGTGGCCGCGGGCCAGGCAATTGGTCCTGGCTGTTTGCGATCTCGTGGTCGTGAATGGGTGTCTGCTGGCGGGGTTACTCCTCCGCTTTGAGTGGCGGATTCCCCATACATACCTCGATGCCTACCTGGCCTTG contains:
- a CDS encoding LuxR C-terminal-related transcriptional regulator, coding for LSQGAAIRAKLSDRQREIMKCLSRGLSDREIAKVLCVSGSTVHREISVLLQMMGASNRTELAALAVRLGFVGEPGRG
- a CDS encoding transcription termination/antitermination NusG family protein yields the protein MCVVQEVPDELVPAWYAVQTRPAKEVSAEVTLMRDGLDVLLPRLVFLDTRRVKRRSRGRPPDEPSGVRQRVEPMFPGYLFVQLTPGWVDGWQRLRSNPWVLRVLGTGDEPVPVPDAAVELIMEKSLGSGIVVFRSGRPAWQELDAGTRVEITEEPFRGLLGILEKPTAGRKRVRVLLEIMGQEVPVEVDAGSVKAVEDAD